The proteins below come from a single Podarcis muralis chromosome 8, rPodMur119.hap1.1, whole genome shotgun sequence genomic window:
- the MOS gene encoding proto-oncogene serine/threonine-protein kinase mos — translation MPSPLPHSRLLHLEFSPSVETRPCSSPLVFPAKREKLGEGPLPRARRLPSRVAWCSIDWDQLCLLHPLGSGGFGSVYKATYHGATVAVKQVNKCSKNRLASRQSFWAELNAARLDHKNVVRIVAASTCAPGNQDSLGTIIMEYVGNRTLDHVIYGTGCITAKKKDDQLSIAQCLGYSCDIMAGLVFLHSHLIVHLDLKPANIFITEHNVCKIGDFGCSQKLQNAASDPQLCQQGGTYTHRAPELLKGERVNPKADIYSFAITLWQMVTQQEPYSGERQYVLYSVVAYNLRPSLTAAVFRESTTGQRLENIIGSCWRADVAERPSAELLLHNLQSLSLIV, via the coding sequence ATGCCATCCCCTCTTCCACATAGTCGTCTTCTCCATCTGGAATTTTCTCCATCTGTGGAAACACGACCCTGTAGTAGTCCCTTGGTGTTTCCTGCCAAACGTGAAAAGTTGGGGGAAGGTCCGTTGCCTAGGGCTCGTCGGCTACCCTCTCGTGTAGCTTGGTGTTCTATAGACTGGGATCAGTTGTGCCTGCTGCACCCCCTAGGCTCTGGTGGCTTTGGTTCTGTCTACAAGGCTACGTACCATGGAGCTACAGTGGCTGTAAAGCAGGTAAACAAATGCAGCAAGAACCGTTTGGCATCACGGCAGAGCTTCTGGGCAGAACTAAATGCAGCACGCCTTGATCACAAAAATGTGGTGCGTATAGTAGCTGCTAGCACATGTGCCCCTGGCAATCAGGATAGTTTGGGCACCATAATAATGGAGTATGTAGGAAATAGGACTCTGGACCATGTTATCTATGGGACTGGCTGTATAACAGCTAAAAAGAAAGATGATCAGCTGAGTAtagctcagtgtctgggctacTCCTGTGACATTATGGCAGGCTTAGTGTTTCTCCATTCACATTTGATTGTGCATCTGGATTTGAAACCTGCCAACATATTCATCACTGAACACAATGTTTGCAAGATTGGAGACTTTGGATGTTCCCAAAAGCTACAGAATGCTGCATCTGACCCACAACTTTGTCAACAAGGGGGAACATACACCCACCGTGCTCCTGAACTCCTTAAAGGTGAGCGAGTCAACCCCAAGGCAGACATCTACTCTTTTGCCATCACCCTCTGGCAAATGGTTACACAGCAAGAGCCTTATTCGGGTGAGCGCCAGTATGTACTCTACTCTGTTGTAGCTTATAACCTGCGCCCTTCTCTGACTGCAGCTGTGTTTAGAGAATCAACCACTGGCCAAAGGCTTGAAAATATAATTGGAAGCTGTTGGAGAGCTGATGTAGCAGAGCGTCCTAGTGCAGAACTTCTCCTTCACAATCTTCAGTCCCTGTCTCTAATAGTATAA